In Flavobacteriales bacterium, the following are encoded in one genomic region:
- a CDS encoding aminotransferase class I/II-fold pyridoxal phosphate-dependent enzyme has product MKGRFDWWPNWVEKKNKYLRSEEKQLNADVFNAICSGTGLPSIHQKSTFKFRNVQDGADRFLGVSPSGEKPFARIYTRLGNPNTEYLEKVLFQLECKHLIDDALANDEKEPTIGTLVFSSGMAAISTTIMGFVKPGDALVFGNVYGCTDSFARYLEERWGVEVHFVDATNTEAVKALFEKHHNIAALFVETPDNPTLRMCDIEALSQITEADEALLIVDNTFCSPYLQQPFRLGADIVIHSLTKYVNGHSASIAGAALGPFEYFSNDLFLAYKDFGPTPSPFDSWLNSLSVQDLGIRMEAQCGTAQKLAEFLENHPKVDQIWYPGLESHPDHELCKTQMRNGGGMIAFELKGGFDAGVSLMNYFARPETPMELAVSLGSVISYIEHPASMTHSVVPEEERCLRGITNSLVRLSVGTEGFTVLRDALAEGLDLS; this is encoded by the coding sequence ATGAAAGGAAGATTTGATTGGTGGCCCAATTGGGTTGAGAAAAAAAATAAATACCTCCGCTCAGAAGAAAAACAATTGAATGCCGATGTGTTCAACGCAATTTGTTCTGGTACAGGTTTGCCGAGTATTCATCAAAAATCTACATTCAAATTTCGTAATGTACAAGATGGAGCTGACAGATTCTTAGGAGTTTCCCCTTCAGGAGAAAAACCCTTTGCAAGAATTTATACCCGACTAGGAAATCCAAATACAGAGTATTTAGAAAAAGTATTGTTCCAGCTTGAATGTAAGCACTTGATAGATGATGCTTTGGCAAATGATGAAAAAGAACCAACTATTGGAACATTGGTTTTTTCATCAGGGATGGCAGCAATCTCAACAACAATTATGGGATTTGTAAAACCAGGTGATGCTTTGGTTTTTGGTAATGTTTATGGTTGTACAGACTCTTTTGCAAGGTATTTAGAGGAACGTTGGGGAGTGGAGGTTCACTTTGTGGACGCTACAAACACCGAAGCAGTTAAGGCCTTGTTTGAAAAACACCACAATATTGCAGCGCTTTTTGTAGAAACACCAGATAATCCTACATTAAGAATGTGCGATATTGAAGCTTTATCTCAGATAACTGAAGCCGATGAAGCACTTTTGATTGTGGATAATACTTTCTGTTCTCCTTATTTACAACAACCTTTTAGGCTAGGAGCAGATATCGTTATTCACTCTTTAACAAAATATGTAAATGGGCATTCTGCTTCTATTGCAGGTGCGGCTTTAGGACCATTTGAATATTTTTCAAATGATCTTTTCTTAGCTTATAAAGATTTCGGACCTACACCTTCACCTTTTGATTCTTGGTTGAATAGCTTGAGTGTACAAGATTTAGGAATCCGTATGGAAGCTCAGTGTGGTACTGCTCAAAAACTTGCAGAGTTTTTAGAGAATCACCCAAAAGTAGATCAAATATGGTATCCAGGACTTGAGTCTCACCCAGATCATGAATTGTGCAAAACACAAATGAGAAATGGTGGAGGAATGATCGCCTTTGAACTAAAAGGTGGTTTTGATGCAGGAGTAAGCCTAATGAATTACTTTGCAAGACCTGAAACACCAATGGAATTGGCGGTAAGTTTAGGTTCTGTAATTTCTTATATAGAACACCCCGCAAGTATGACTCACTCGGTAGTGCCAGAAGAAGAAAGATGTTTAAGAGGAATTACCAATTCTCTTGTAAGACTCTCTGTAGGAACAGAAGGTTTTACCGTTCTTAGAGATGCATTAGCGGAAGGATTGGATTTGAGCTAG